DNA sequence from the Hoylesella buccalis ATCC 35310 genome:
TGTTTGGCAAGACGCAAAGCACGTTGATAAAAACGTGAATGCTTTTTACACCGCTTTGCACAGATACGGCCAGTTTGGAGAGACGCAGTTTGGCGGTAGCTTGACCGAAAGCCTTACAGACGCCTTCAAATATGGCTCGGTATCATTGGGTCATCGCGCAGGGCATCCCAATGTTTACGTTACCGACCCATCAGTAGTGACACCCGATGGCTGTCTATATAATGTATGGAGCGAGGGAGCTGCTTACGGAAGTATCAGGCAGATAAACCAGTTTTTAGCCATGCAAAAACAATATTCGAAGTTTTCTGAGGAGCAAAACGCACGCTGGGAGGCTCAGGCTCGCTTCTTCCGCGCATACCTATACTTCCAGTTGGCTAAACGGCATGGTAGCGTCATTATCTACGATAACTTGCCAGAAAGCAACGACAAAGCACTAAGTTCGGCTGAAGAAACTTGGAAATTTATCGGTGATGATCTTGACTTTGCGGCAGCTAACCTTCCTGCGGAGTGGGCAGATCCCAATGCAAAAGGCAGGGTAACTCAAGGAGCAGCCTATGCGCTGAAGTCACGAGCCATGCTTTACGCAGAACAATGGCAGGCTGCATACGACGCAGCCGACAAGGTAGAGAAGCTCGGGCTTTACGATTTGGCATCCAATTACGCTGACGCATGGAGTGGCAACAACAACGAATGCATTTTGGCGTTCAGGTACAACAAGGACAGTGGACCCTACCACAGTTTTGACCAATACTATGTGCCACAGTGCGACGGATACGATTTTGGTGCTACGGGAACACCCACGCAGGAAATGGTGGAGTGCTATGAAACCAAGGAAGGTAAAACTGTGGATTGGACACCATGGCATGAAACGACCAACCAAAAGCCTCCTTACGACCAGCTTGAACCCCGATTTGCCGCAACTATCATATATGCGGGATGCGAATGGAAGGGACGCAAGATGGATTGCAGCGTAGGAGGAAAGAACGGTGAGTTCATGGCTTATCGTGAGCAGGCCTACTCTTTCGGCAAAACCACCACAGGATATTTTCTTCGTAAGCTGCTCGACGAAAAGCTGACGGATATCAAGGGACAACATAGCTCGCAACCATGGGTAGAAATACGCTTTGCCGAGGTGTTGTTGAACAAAGCCGAGGCTGCCTTCAGATTGGGCAAAACCAGTGAGGCACAGACGCTCATGAACCGCGTGCGGGCACGTGTTGGACTGCCTGCGAAAACCTCTACCGGTGACGCTTGGTTTAAGGATTACCGCAACGAGCGTAAAGTGGAATTAGCTTACGAAGGACATCTGTTCTGGGATATGCGCAGGTGGAAACTGGCTCATATTGAGTATAACAACTACCGCTGTCACGGTATGAAGATTACCAACGGCACATACGAGTATGTTGATTGTGACGGTCAAGACCGTAAGTTCTCGTCAAAACTCTACAGGCTGCCTGTTCCTACATCCGAATTGAAGAACAATAAGTTGGCCAAACAGTTTGATGAATGGAAATAACAACCTTTAAGTATTGACAAATATGAAAACCAAAATATTGACATTAGCCTGCAACCTGCTGCTTATTTTTACATGGGTAGGTTGCCAAGAGCCCGAGGAGTTTCACCCTAATATAGAGCGAAACGGCATCACGAATCTCACAGCACGATTTATTGATGACGACAGGGATGAAAACAACTTCACAAGTGAGATAGACTATCAAAACAAAGTGATTACCGTCGTGTTTCCTTATAACTACCCACGGCTGTCTGACAATGTTCTCGACAAATCGTCGCTCAAAAAGATGCGGGTGTTCGCAAGTCTTGAAAACAACGTGTATGTGACACCTAAGCTGTACTTTATGGATCTGACGAAGGAGAACACGATTACCGTAACCGACCAGAACGGCGGGAAGGCAGACTATAAAGTTGTGGCCGAAATAAGAAAAAGCAACGAATGTGCCATCACTAAGTTTGACCTCCCGAATGCTAACTTAAGTGGCCTTGTGAAGGAAGCAGACAAGGTAATCTCCCTTGTCTCTGCTGACGAGATTGGCAAACAACTTGCTACGGTGAGCATCTCTCACGGAGCCACCATTTCTCCTGACCCAACAGTCGTAGCTCTTGACTATGACCAGGAGCAACAAATCAAGGTTACGGCGCAAGATGGCGTTACCTCGATGGTGTACACTGTGAAAAAAGAAATTCCACAAAAAATCAACAATGGATTGCGCGCCAGCAGCGCCCAACTGTTGTGGGTAAAGAAACTTGTGGACATCGGACTAACCCAAAACCACATGACCACCGGTATCGCTGCTCTTAACAACTATGTTGTTGTGAACGAGAGAGGCAATGGACAAGCTGTATATCTCAACGCCAAAACTGGAGAGATAGCTGGCCATATCGACATCAGCGAATTTGCTGGAAGCGTGACAAACATGTATGCCACGGCCGATGATAACGACAATATATTGTTCTGTAACCTCAATAACCAGAAAAATGGTAAGTTCGTTATCTGGAGAGTAAAGGGTGTCAAGGGCAAGCCTGAAAAGTATTTAGAATATACCACAAGCGCACAAATGGGACGTAAACTATCTGTTATTGGTAGCTTGGACGGTGATGCTATTATTACTGCACCTATATATGCTACTGCAGGACAATTCGCACGCTGGCAGGTGAAAGCCGGAAAGCTGGTTTCTACCACGCCAGTCATGGTTCAAGCCCAAGGCTTAGGTAACTGGGGTACTAACGCAGACGTAATATACAGCGATCCAACTGACCCCACAAGTGACTATTTTGCTGCATATTATGCCGCACCAAGGCATGCCTCATTGTTTGACGGCAAAACCAATTCCATCAAGGCCAAGGGACCTGAAATTACATCTAATTGGCTTCAGAATGCGGTAGACTATACCATATTTAACAAAGCACACTACTTCATTTCTAACTCTGTGAACCTTTGGACATGGGGTACAGACGATTGCATCTACTTGTTCGACACAGGTGGTGGCAATTTGGACACGCAGGTGCTTGACTTCTCTTCAAAAGGCTTGGATATCAATGGCAAGTATGGAGGCAAGGCATTAGGAAAACAAAACGCAAATGGAACAGGCGACGTCGCACTGAGAGTATCGAACGACGGATACTATCTGTACATCTACTTCATGTTTACCAACGGATATGTTGGTTGCGTGCGCTGCGACTGTTTGGATTTGTAATCTTTCATTCAACCATCTCAATGCTTTGACCATGTCACTGCATTGAGATGGCTTTTATCGTTCACGGTTGATAAAAAAACAGATTCATCTTGTTGGATGATGAAAAAAGAACCGTATATTTAATGGAAAGAATAAAATAATAAGGGACAACGAATGAAACAACGACATTGTACTATCAGCCTTTTATTCCTGACTCTACTTGTTTTTGTAGCATGTGGATCAAAAGATCCAATAGATTATTGGGGACAAAACAAACAAAAGGAAGAAAAGGAAAATAACAAAGAAATAGAAAATAAGACCGACAAACCAAGATATATCTGGATTGACGCAGCAGCGAATTTTCCAGATTTCGCCAATAGCAAAGAGGCCATAACACGAGATTTGACCCTGGCCAAAGACGCAGGTTTCACGGATATCGTGGTAGACGTGCGCCCAACATGCGGAGACGTATTGTTCAAGACTTCCACAGTAGAACAAGTGAAATATCAATACGCATGGACATCTACAGGCTATACAAAGATAGACCGCACGGCTACGTGGGACTATTTGCAAGCATTTATAGATGCTGCACGAAAATTGGATTTGAAAGTTCACGCAGGCATTAACACCTTTGTGGGAGGAAACACCATGAACAACGGAACGGGTATGGTGTATCGTGACGAGAACAAGAGGGCATGGACAACACAGATGAGTACAGCTCAGGGTATTGTCAGTATCATGGAAGAGGCTGAGCCTACCAAGTTTCTAAATCCAGCCAATCCGGAAGTGCAAACTTTTCTTTGCAACTTGTTGCGAGATCTTGCGAAATATGACCTTGACGGTATTGTGTTGGATCGAGGCAGATATTTGGATTTGCGCGCTGACTTCTCTGATCTGTCCCGCAAAAAATTTGAAACGTATATGGGAAGTAAAATCTCCAATTTCCCGGAAGACATTCTTCCCAAAGGCGCGACAAAGCTATCGGGGAAATCTTCTGATTACACAAAGAAATGGTTGGAGTTTAGGGCCAAAACCATTCGCGACTTTATGGAAAAGGCACGAAACGCTGTCAAGAGCGTCAACTCCAACATACAATTTGGCGTGTATGTCGGTGGTTGGTACTCCACCTATTACACTGTGGGTGTGAATTGGGGCTCCCCTAATTTTAAAACCTCTGATTATTATAGATGGGCAACTAAAAACTATCACTCCTTCGGATACGCTGACTTGATGGATCAAATGCTCATTGGTGCTTACGCCTCGCCATTGCTTGTTTATGGCAATACGGAATGGACCATGCAGGGATTCTGTTTACAGGCCATGTCAAAGATAAAAGGTTCTTGCCCCAAAGTAGTGGGAGGACCTGATGTCGGTAATTGGGACACGGCCAATAAAGCCACCCAAGAGCAGGAAAACCAAGCCATCGTGCAATCTGTCAAGGCATGCATGGATGCTTGTAACGGCTATTTTCTGTTCGACATGATTCATCTTAAGAAAGCCAATCAATGGAAATATGCCAAGGAAGGCATCGCTAAAGCCATCGAAAAAACAAATCAATAACAAATAATATACGACTTATGAAAAGAGCCTGTCTCACACTACTCCTATTGTGCACCACCTTACTGACTTTTGCCACGACCAAACCTAAGGTCATGTGGTTGGATTGTTCGGCCAACTTCGAGCGATTCAGCTATCCTGACTCCATCAGGTATTACGTTGGCAAATGCCATGAGGCTGGTATCACGCATTTAGTATTAGACATCAAGGATAACACCGGTGAGGTGCTTTACGACAGTAAGTACACATCGAGGAAAAGAACGTGGAAGGGATTTACACGTCCTGATTTTGACTTTATCAATACGTTCATCTCTGAAGCTCACAAGCGTGGCATGGTTATATTTGCCGGCATGAACATCTTCGCTGACGGAAGCAAGGCGCACGGTCAGTTAAGAGGAGCTGTCTTTGGGAAAAACAAGAAATGGCAATCCATCAATTACGTTCCCGGAAAAGGACTCATTCCCGTGACAGAATTAAATGGAAAAACGTCCATGTTCTTAAACCCTGCCTTGAAAGACGTGCAACGTCATGAAATCAACATCGTGAAAGAAGTGGTAAAACGTTTTAAGTTTGACGGTATCATGTTGGACAGGGCGCGCTATGATTGCATCGAATCAGACTTTTCGGAAGCATCGCGCACCTTGTTTGAAAAATACATCGGTGAAAAACTAAACAAGTATCCAGAAGACATATACGAATGGAAAGCCAACGACAAGGGCTCGTTCGACAGGGTTCCCGGTCCGTATTACAAGAAATGGATAGAGTGGCGTGCCTCTGTCATCTATGGTTTTATAAATGATGTCAGATCCGCTATAAAAAAAATAGATTCCCAATGTATACTAGCCTCATACACGGGGGCATGGTACCCTACCTATTATGAGGTGGGTGTGAACTGGGCAAGCAACAAGTATGACCCCTCAAAGGATTTCCCATGGGCCACGCCTGAGTATCGCAAATATGGCTATGCAGAACTGATAGACTTCTACACCAACGGTAATTATTATAAAAATGTAACCATAGACGATTATTACAAGTCGTCAGGATTGTACAAGAACGAGACCGACAGCGAAGCCTCGTCTGGTGAATACCTCTGCGTGGAAGGCGGATGCAAGTACACAAGGCAGCTGTTGCAGGGTGCCAAGCCATTCTATGGAGGCCTATATGTAGAAGACTACCGGAAAAACCCCTTGCAGTTTCAGAAAGCTGTCCGCATGAACCTCCAAGAGTCTGACGGTGTCATGATATTCGACATCGTGCACATCATCCTCTATGATTGGTGGAAAGAGCTGAAAGAAGCGTTGGACGAAGACCATGTGCCTAATCCACACGAGCTGTATGGATCGGTCACTTGCGAAGGCAAGGGCGTACCCAATGTTGTGGTGACAGATGGGAAACGCTGTGTAACGACAGACAAGAACGGGGTATATCGCATACCAAACGTGGGTGACACACGGTTTGTGTACATATCCACACCTGCCGGGTTTCTCACCGAAACAAACAGGGGAATACCACTGTTTTATCAAGAAATTGACCATCAGAAACAACAGCTGGAATACAATTTCAGGCTCAAGAAAAATCCCAAGGACGACACAAGACATATCGCCATCGTAGAGGCCGACGTGCAAGCCAACTCCAAAGAGCACTGGTTGAAATACGGCCCAGTAGTGGACGACTATCGCAAGTTGTTGGCCTCAACCCCTGACAAAGATGCGTTTGGGTTGTCATGCGGTGACATCTGTTGGGACACGCCGACAACATTCTTTGAGGATTACATGCGACAGGCACAGCGCATCGACCTTCCTTTTTATCGAGTGATTGGAAATCACGACATGGACTACAATGGCCGAACGCACGAAACATCCTACCGATCGTTTGAAACACATTTCGGACCATCATGCTATTCTTTCAACAAAGGCAACGCACACTATATCGTTATCAATAATTGCTTTTACGTTGGACGACAATACTTCTATGTAGGATACATCGATGAGAATACCTTCAAGTGGTTGGAACAAGATCTTTCATACGTTCCCAAAGGCACCGTAGTGTTTGTAGCGGCGCATATTCCTTTTAGATCCACGGTGAAAGAACAACCGTTTGTTTACACCTACGAATACTTAGGGGGCGAAACCATCAACGCAGAGTCGCTCTTCAAACTGCTTGAAGGCTACGAATCGCATTTCCTCACAGGACACATGCATACCAATTCGAACGTCATCTTCAACAACCATCAGATGGAACACAACATCGGAGCCGTATGTGGAACATGGTGGCACGTCCCATTGTGCCTTGACGGTACGCCACAGGGATGTCAGGTCTTTGAGGTGGATGGCAAGAAGGTAAGTTGGTATTACAAGAGTACGGGCTATCCCAAGACATACCAATTCAGGGCGTATGCACCTGGAACGGTGAAAGAATATCCTAAGGATATCATCGCCAATGTGTGGAATTATGACGACCAATGGAAAGTAGAATGGCTGGAAAACGGTAAGCCGATGGGTGTGATGACGCAATACACCGGTCTGGACCCAGCAGCCGTAAAAATGGTTAAGGACCATCGCAAGACCATGCAAAGCTGGATTGCGCCCCTGCCCACCAAACACATGTTCCGTGCCACGCCTCGCAATTCCAAATCTAAATTGGCCGTGCGAGTGACCGACCGTTTCGGAAATGTTTACCAAGAAGAAATAACACGAAAATGAAACAATTCTTTTTATCTTGTGCCGCACTCCTTGTAGCTTGTGTAACACCAAGCAACACTACTGCCAAGGTGACCTTGACCTCAATATGGGGAGACAACATGGTGCTGCAACAACAGGCGGATGTCAGGTTCACAGGCACTGCCAAGAAAAACAGTAAAATAACGATTAAAGCATCGTGGAGTGACAAACGCATCATGACGCAAAGCGACAGTAACGGCCGTTGGCAAGCCACACTGCATACCATCTCGGCGGGAGGCCCATACTCCATCACATTCTCTGATGGCGAGGTGTTAACCCTGAGAAATATCCTCCTTGGCGAGGTTTGGTTTTGTTCCGGACAGTCTAACATGGAAATGCCCGTGCGCGGATTCAGGGGGCAGCCGGTTTATGGTTGCCAGCCTTACATTGTATCGGCTAACCCACGTAGGCAGCTGCGACTCTACACCGTTCAGCGCGATTGGAGTACCACACCCAAGACCGAGGGTGTGAAAGGACAATGGATGGAATTGTCATCACAGGCGGTAGGCGACTTCAGCGCAACGGCCTATTTCTTCGGAGATTTGTTGCAACGCTCCATCAACGTACCGGTAGGATTGATTCACAGCTCGTGGAGCGCATCCAAAATCGAGGCGTGGATGAGCCGACAAACGCTACAGCAATTCAATGAGGTAAAATTGCCTGATGTCAACCAGTCCAAGTTTGGATGGGAAGCTGGTACACCTACACTGCTGTGGAATGCCATGGTAAACCCTTGGAAAGGATTCCCCGTACGAGGCGTGATATGGTATCAAGGTGAGGCCAACGTTTCCAATCCAGCCCTATACAAACGCCTTTTTCCAGCGATGGTGCAACAATGGAGAACCTTTTTTGAAAATAAAGACATGCCCATCTATTACGTGCAGATTGCGCCCTATCAGGCTGGCGGCAAGGATAAACTCGAATGGGCATGGTTTCGCCAGTGCCAATTGGAGCTGATGAGCGAGGTACCCAACGTAGGTATGGTGACCACAACCGATGCCGGCAGTGAGCTGTTTATACACCCACCATATAAAATAAAGGTAGGCGAGCGTCTCGCCTATTGGGCGTTGACAAAGACATACGGTCGCAGTGGTTTTCTTTATTCTGGGCCGATTTACAAATCGTGTACGCTTAAAGATGGCGTTGTGGAAGTTACATTTGAGCACGGACAAGAGGGTATGATTCCTGAAAATCAAGAAATACGTGGCTTCGAGCTTGTTGACGCAGGTGGAAAAATATATCCTGCCAATGCAAGAATCATCAATAGTACTGCCAAAGTTAAAGTGTGGAACGACTCTGTGCGTCAGCCTACTGAGGTACGTTATTGTTTCCGCAACTATATGCAGGCTGATTTGTGCAACAATGCAGGACTTCCGGCCTCTCCCTTCAGAGCTGAAATAAAATAATCCGAAATCAAGGTGCCAGTGGTTCGGCATCATTCATTAACTTTGCCTTATATTCATAAAAAATCAAATAACAATGGTCAATAGAAGAGAATTTATCAAAAAGACGGCACTCGCAGGAGCAGCTATAACGATGGCCCCGATAGCAAAGGGAGCCAACCAACTGACAAAAACAGAGAATCTGCTCAATACGCAAGGAAAAGGCGTTAGTGGCTCTCTCATCGTTCCGAAGAACAACGGACTGAAGATAACCGGTACTTTTTTGGATGAGATATCCCATGACATTCCTCACCAAAACTGGGGAGAAAAAGAGTGGGATCAGGATTTCAAGTACATGAAGGCCATCGGCATTGATACCGTGATTGTCATTCGTTGTGGATACCGTAAATTTATGACCTATCCCTCTGAGTATCTTGTTAAGAAGCATGGATGTTATATGCCGTCTGTCGATTTGATAGACATGTATCTCCGCCTGGCCGATCGATATGGCATGAAGTTCTACTTTGGCCTTTACGATTCTGGTCGATACTGGGACACGGGCGATATGTCTTGGGAGATTGAGGACAACAAATATGTCATCGATGAAGTATGGAAGCGATACGGTCACCACAAGAGTTTTAAAGGGTGGTATATCAGCACCGAGATTAGTAGACAGACCAAAGGCGCCATTCCCACGTTCCATGCGCTTGGCAAGCAGTGTAAGGATGTTTCTGATGGCTTACCTGTATTTATCTCTCCATGGATTGACGGAAAGAAAGCGGTGATGGGTACACAGCAGCTCAGCAAAGCCCAAGCGGTTTCCGTGGAGGAACATGAGCGTGAATGGAACGAGATCTTCGATGGTATACACGACGTGGTTGATGCCTGTGCTTTCCAAGATGGGCACATCGACTATGATGAGCTGGATGCTTTCTTCTCAGTGAACAAAAAGTTGGCCGACAGGTATGGTATGCAATGTTGGACCAATGCCGAATCGTTCGACCGTGACATGCCCATCAGGTTCTTGCCGATTAAATTCGACAAGCTGCGAATGAAGCTAGAAGCTGCCAAGCGGTGTCATTACGACAAAGCCATTACGTTCGAATTCTCCCACTTTATGAGTCCACAGTCAGCCTATATCCAGGCACATCACCTGTACGACCGTTATAAAGAATATTTCAATATCAGGTAATCAATAGTTTTCCATATTATGAATGATTCTTCCGTAAAACTGGGATATGTGTTTTATCTGGCGCTGGCTGCGGCATTGGGCGGACTGCTCTTTGGGTATGACACGGCCGTCATATCAGGCACCATAGACCAGGTCACGAGTCAGTTTTCGCTCAGCGTTTTACAGCAGGGCTGGTATGTAGGTTGTGCCTTGATTGGTTCTATCATAGGCGTGGCTTTCGCAGGTTGGTTAAGTGACGAGATTGGACGCAAGCCTGCCATGTTCCTGTCCGCCATCTTGTTCACCGTTTCAGCCATCGGGTGTGCCATCACCCCTACGTTCAATTGGTTAGTGATTTATCGTATTGTGGGCGGCGTTGGCATCGGCGTGGTATCAATAGTTGCACCCATGTACATATCAGAGGTTTCTGTTTCTCAATACCGAGGCAGGATGGTGTCCCTCTACCAGTTGGCCATAACAGTTGGTTTCCTGGCTGCCTATCTGGTCAACTTCTTGCTCTTGGGTGTATCTCAAAGCCATTCTTTCGCATCTTCACAGTTCCAACTGATATTTGTGGATGAGGTGTGGCGAGGGATGTTGGGCATGGAAACGATACCAGCATTGTTCTTTTTCATCCTTTTGTTTTTCATTCCAGAGAGTCCGAGGTGGCTGGTTGTTCGTAACAAAAGCGTTCAAGCTACCCGCATTCTTGAAAAATTCTTTTCTGAAAAGAAAGAAGCGGATGCTGTTGTCAGTCAGGTACAGTCCAATCTGGCCTCGCAAGTTAAGACCGACTGGCATCAACTTCTGCGCCCGGGAATATTCACTGCTGTCGTTGTCGGAGTGTGCATCGCCATTCTCGGACAGTTCATGGGTGTAAATGCCGTGTTGTATTATGGCCCTTCTATCTTCAAGGATGCAGGCATGACCGATCCCTTGTTCTGCCAAGTTCTGGTGGGCATCGTCAATTGTGTCACCACTATTCTGGCTATGAGCATTATCGATAAGGTAGGAAGAAAAAAGCTCATCTATTATGGCGTGTCTGGCATGATACTGTCGCTACTGATGATCGCTTTCTATTTCGCATTCACAGAGACGATGAACCTTTCGGTCTATTTCATGCTTTCATTCTTTCTCTTCTATGTGTTTTGCTGCGCCATCTCTATCAGTGCGGTGGTTTGGGTGCTACTTTCTGAGATGTATCCCAACAGTGTCAGAGGCGTTGCCATGTCTATCGCCGGTTTCGCATTATGGATAGGAACCTATCTTGTGGGACAGCTCACACCATGGATGCTCACATCGCTGACACCTGCCGGTACGTTTATATTCTTTGCCATCATGTGTCTGCCTTACATGTTCATCATGTGGAAATACATTCCGGAAACCGCTGGCATGTCATTGGAAGAAATAGAACGCTACTGGACCAAACGCAAATAACCAGTTTGTTCAAGTGAAACTCACGGATAATACCCAAATAATGTATCATAGCAACATGAAAAAGATATTGTTACTGTTACTGTTGTCGTGCTCGCTTTCGATGCATGCAGCCAACCCTAAGCCTTTCACGATTCCCGAACTCAAGACTTGGTACGGTGGCAAAGGCTCTTTTGTGCCTACAAAAGCATCGCGCATCGTTTATACTGGGAATGACAAGCGTGTGGCAATGGCTCTCGAAGTGTTTGCCGCTGACTACCAGAAGATGTTCAATACCTCGCTGCCCATCGTGAAAGACAAGGCGCGGGCAGGTGATTTCGCATTTGCCGTTAGCACCAAAAAGGGGGCCAAGGCAAACACAGGCGACGAGGCTTACAAAATTAATATCGGGCGTGTCGCCCGTGTGGAAGCTGCCACGCCCCAAGGCATCCAATGGGCCACGCGTACCATTCTGCAACTGTGCAGGCAGAACAAGGGATGTACCATGCCTCAAGGCACCATCATAGACGCTCCTGCCTATCCCACCCGAGGGTTCATGCTCGACTGCGGTCGAAAGTTTTTCACCATGCGTGTGCTTAGACAATACGTGCAAATATTGTCTTATTACAAAATGAACACACTGCATATTCATCTAAATGATAATGGACACCGCCAATTTTTCAACGACGATTTCGACAGCACGCCAGCGGCGTTCAGGTTGGAATGCGACACCTATCCAGGCTTGACGGCGCGCGACGGACACTATACTAAAGAAGAATTTAGAAGCTTGCAACGATATGCCGACAG
Encoded proteins:
- a CDS encoding RagB/SusD family nutrient uptake outer membrane protein — translated: MKNICFNIAVAFCAVLPLTSCNDWLDGVTQTATVSDEIVWQDAKHVDKNVNAFYTALHRYGQFGETQFGGSLTESLTDAFKYGSVSLGHRAGHPNVYVTDPSVVTPDGCLYNVWSEGAAYGSIRQINQFLAMQKQYSKFSEEQNARWEAQARFFRAYLYFQLAKRHGSVIIYDNLPESNDKALSSAEETWKFIGDDLDFAAANLPAEWADPNAKGRVTQGAAYALKSRAMLYAEQWQAAYDAADKVEKLGLYDLASNYADAWSGNNNECILAFRYNKDSGPYHSFDQYYVPQCDGYDFGATGTPTQEMVECYETKEGKTVDWTPWHETTNQKPPYDQLEPRFAATIIYAGCEWKGRKMDCSVGGKNGEFMAYREQAYSFGKTTTGYFLRKLLDEKLTDIKGQHSSQPWVEIRFAEVLLNKAEAAFRLGKTSEAQTLMNRVRARVGLPAKTSTGDAWFKDYRNERKVELAYEGHLFWDMRRWKLAHIEYNNYRCHGMKITNGTYEYVDCDGQDRKFSSKLYRLPVPTSELKNNKLAKQFDEWK
- a CDS encoding DUF5018 domain-containing protein, which codes for MKTKILTLACNLLLIFTWVGCQEPEEFHPNIERNGITNLTARFIDDDRDENNFTSEIDYQNKVITVVFPYNYPRLSDNVLDKSSLKKMRVFASLENNVYVTPKLYFMDLTKENTITVTDQNGGKADYKVVAEIRKSNECAITKFDLPNANLSGLVKEADKVISLVSADEIGKQLATVSISHGATISPDPTVVALDYDQEQQIKVTAQDGVTSMVYTVKKEIPQKINNGLRASSAQLLWVKKLVDIGLTQNHMTTGIAALNNYVVVNERGNGQAVYLNAKTGEIAGHIDISEFAGSVTNMYATADDNDNILFCNLNNQKNGKFVIWRVKGVKGKPEKYLEYTTSAQMGRKLSVIGSLDGDAIITAPIYATAGQFARWQVKAGKLVSTTPVMVQAQGLGNWGTNADVIYSDPTDPTSDYFAAYYAAPRHASLFDGKTNSIKAKGPEITSNWLQNAVDYTIFNKAHYFISNSVNLWTWGTDDCIYLFDTGGGNLDTQVLDFSSKGLDINGKYGGKALGKQNANGTGDVALRVSNDGYYLYIYFMFTNGYVGCVRCDCLDL
- a CDS encoding alpha amylase family protein — protein: MKQRHCTISLLFLTLLVFVACGSKDPIDYWGQNKQKEEKENNKEIENKTDKPRYIWIDAAANFPDFANSKEAITRDLTLAKDAGFTDIVVDVRPTCGDVLFKTSTVEQVKYQYAWTSTGYTKIDRTATWDYLQAFIDAARKLDLKVHAGINTFVGGNTMNNGTGMVYRDENKRAWTTQMSTAQGIVSIMEEAEPTKFLNPANPEVQTFLCNLLRDLAKYDLDGIVLDRGRYLDLRADFSDLSRKKFETYMGSKISNFPEDILPKGATKLSGKSSDYTKKWLEFRAKTIRDFMEKARNAVKSVNSNIQFGVYVGGWYSTYYTVGVNWGSPNFKTSDYYRWATKNYHSFGYADLMDQMLIGAYASPLLVYGNTEWTMQGFCLQAMSKIKGSCPKVVGGPDVGNWDTANKATQEQENQAIVQSVKACMDACNGYFLFDMIHLKKANQWKYAKEGIAKAIEKTNQ
- a CDS encoding calcineurin-like phosphoesterase C-terminal domain-containing protein; the protein is MKRACLTLLLLCTTLLTFATTKPKVMWLDCSANFERFSYPDSIRYYVGKCHEAGITHLVLDIKDNTGEVLYDSKYTSRKRTWKGFTRPDFDFINTFISEAHKRGMVIFAGMNIFADGSKAHGQLRGAVFGKNKKWQSINYVPGKGLIPVTELNGKTSMFLNPALKDVQRHEINIVKEVVKRFKFDGIMLDRARYDCIESDFSEASRTLFEKYIGEKLNKYPEDIYEWKANDKGSFDRVPGPYYKKWIEWRASVIYGFINDVRSAIKKIDSQCILASYTGAWYPTYYEVGVNWASNKYDPSKDFPWATPEYRKYGYAELIDFYTNGNYYKNVTIDDYYKSSGLYKNETDSEASSGEYLCVEGGCKYTRQLLQGAKPFYGGLYVEDYRKNPLQFQKAVRMNLQESDGVMIFDIVHIILYDWWKELKEALDEDHVPNPHELYGSVTCEGKGVPNVVVTDGKRCVTTDKNGVYRIPNVGDTRFVYISTPAGFLTETNRGIPLFYQEIDHQKQQLEYNFRLKKNPKDDTRHIAIVEADVQANSKEHWLKYGPVVDDYRKLLASTPDKDAFGLSCGDICWDTPTTFFEDYMRQAQRIDLPFYRVIGNHDMDYNGRTHETSYRSFETHFGPSCYSFNKGNAHYIVINNCFYVGRQYFYVGYIDENTFKWLEQDLSYVPKGTVVFVAAHIPFRSTVKEQPFVYTYEYLGGETINAESLFKLLEGYESHFLTGHMHTNSNVIFNNHQMEHNIGAVCGTWWHVPLCLDGTPQGCQVFEVDGKKVSWYYKSTGYPKTYQFRAYAPGTVKEYPKDIIANVWNYDDQWKVEWLENGKPMGVMTQYTGLDPAAVKMVKDHRKTMQSWIAPLPTKHMFRATPRNSKSKLAVRVTDRFGNVYQEEITRK
- a CDS encoding DUF4434 domain-containing protein, producing the protein MVNRREFIKKTALAGAAITMAPIAKGANQLTKTENLLNTQGKGVSGSLIVPKNNGLKITGTFLDEISHDIPHQNWGEKEWDQDFKYMKAIGIDTVIVIRCGYRKFMTYPSEYLVKKHGCYMPSVDLIDMYLRLADRYGMKFYFGLYDSGRYWDTGDMSWEIEDNKYVIDEVWKRYGHHKSFKGWYISTEISRQTKGAIPTFHALGKQCKDVSDGLPVFISPWIDGKKAVMGTQQLSKAQAVSVEEHEREWNEIFDGIHDVVDACAFQDGHIDYDELDAFFSVNKKLADRYGMQCWTNAESFDRDMPIRFLPIKFDKLRMKLEAAKRCHYDKAITFEFSHFMSPQSAYIQAHHLYDRYKEYFNIR
- a CDS encoding sugar porter family MFS transporter, producing MNDSSVKLGYVFYLALAAALGGLLFGYDTAVISGTIDQVTSQFSLSVLQQGWYVGCALIGSIIGVAFAGWLSDEIGRKPAMFLSAILFTVSAIGCAITPTFNWLVIYRIVGGVGIGVVSIVAPMYISEVSVSQYRGRMVSLYQLAITVGFLAAYLVNFLLLGVSQSHSFASSQFQLIFVDEVWRGMLGMETIPALFFFILLFFIPESPRWLVVRNKSVQATRILEKFFSEKKEADAVVSQVQSNLASQVKTDWHQLLRPGIFTAVVVGVCIAILGQFMGVNAVLYYGPSIFKDAGMTDPLFCQVLVGIVNCVTTILAMSIIDKVGRKKLIYYGVSGMILSLLMIAFYFAFTETMNLSVYFMLSFFLFYVFCCAISISAVVWVLLSEMYPNSVRGVAMSIAGFALWIGTYLVGQLTPWMLTSLTPAGTFIFFAIMCLPYMFIMWKYIPETAGMSLEEIERYWTKRK